The Streptomyces uncialis genomic interval TCCGGGAGGCGACCGGGCTGGTCCGCTCGCTGCGGAGCGATCTGCGGGTCGAGGGACCGATCCAGTACGACGCGGCGGTGGAACCGTCGGTCGCGGCGACCAAACTGCCGGAGTCGACGGTGGCGGGCCAGGCGAGCGTGCTGATCTTCCCCGACCTGAACACCGGCAACAACACGTACAAGGCCGTGCAGCGCTCGGCGGGCGCCATCGCGGTCGGCCCGGTGCTCCAGGGGCTGCGCAAGCCGGTGAACGATCTGTCGCGCGGCGCCCTGGTCCAGGACATCGTCAACACGGTGGCCATCACCGCGATCCAGGCACAGGGCCCGGCCACCCGTCCCCCGGCACCGCCGTCGGACCCCTCCGGGACCCCCACCGTATGACCGCCCCCGGCCCCCGACCCGTCCCCCCAGCAGAAGGCACCCCACCCGTGACCGAAGCCCGTCCGCACCGCGTCCTCGTCCTGAACTCCGGCTCCTCGTCGGTGAAGTACCAGCTCCTCGACATGCGGGACGGCTCCCGTCCGGCCGGTGGGCTGGTGGAGCGGATCGGGGAGGGTTCCTCCCGGCTGGTCCACACCCCGCCGGGGGGCGGTGAGGTCCGGGAGCGGACGGAGCCGATGGCCGACCACGCGGCGGCGCTGAAGGCGGTGGCCGCCGAACTGGCCGCCGACGGGCTGGGCCTGGACTCCCCGGAGCTGGCGGCGGTCGGGCACCGGGTGGTGCACGGCGGAAAGCACTTCACCGAGCCGACGCTGATCGACGAGGCGGTCCTCGCGGAGATCGAGCGGCTGATCCCGGTGGCGCCGCTGCACAACCCGGCGAACCTGACCGGTATCCGTACCGCGCGGGAGCTGCGTCCCGATCTGCCGCAGGTCGCGGTCTTCGACACGGCGTTCCACACGACGATGCCGGAGGCGGCGGCGCGCTACGCGATCGACGTGGCGACCGCCGACGCGCACCGTATCCGCCGCTACGGCTTCCACGGCACCTCGCACGCGTATGTGTCCCGGCGGACGGCGGAGCTGCTGGGCAAGGAGCCGTCCGAGGTCAATGTGATCGTGCTGCACCTCGGCAACGGCGCCTCGGCGTCGGCGGTGCGCGGCGGCCGGTGCGTGGACACCTCGATGGGGCTGACACCGCTGGAGGGGCTGGTGATGGGCACCCGTTCGGGGGATGTCGACCCGGCGGTCGTGTTCCATCTGAAGCGCGTCGCGGGCATGGACACCGATGAGATCGACACCCTGCTGAACAAGCGGAGCGGGCTGGTCGGGCTGTGCGGCGACAACGACATGCGGGAGATCCGGCGCCGGATCGAGGAGGGTGACGAGGCGGCGCGGCTCGCGTTCGACATCTACATCCACCGGCTGAGGAAGTACATCGGCGCCTACTACGCGGTGCTGGGCCGGGTGGACGCGGTGGTGTTCACGGCGGGTGTCGGCGAGAACGCGGCGCCGGTGCGGGAGGCCGCGATCGCCGGACTGGAGGAACTGGGGCTGGTGGTGGACGGTGAGCTGAACGCGGTGCGCGGGGACGAGCCCCGGCTGATCTCGCCCGTGTACGCGCGGGTCGCGGTGGCCGTGGTCCCGACCGACGAGGAACTGGAGATCGCCACGCAGACATACGCACTGGTACGGGGCTGAGCGGGGCCCGCGCGGCCCGGTCCGCTCTCCCCGGAGATCCGCGTACGGCACGCCTGAGCGGGCATCCGCCCATTTGTATCTTCCGCCAGGCGGAATATTCCGCAGTGAAACAAACCGATAGGATTAGCGTCATGCGCCGTTCCAAGATCGTCTGTACGCTGGGCCCCGCCGTCGACTCGTTCGAGCAACTGAAGACGCTCATCGAGGCCGGGATGAACGTGGCCCGTTTCAACATGAGCCACGGAAGCCACGACGAGCACAAGGCGCGGTACGAGCGCGTCCGGCAGGCGTCCGAGGTGACCGGGAAGGCCATCGGCGTGCTCGCCGACCTCCAGGGCCCCAAGATCCGGCTGGAGACCTTCGCCGAGGGCCCCGTCGAGCTGGTGCGCGGTGACGAGTTCACCATCACCACCGAGGACGTCCCCGGCGACAAGACCATCTGCGGCACCACGTACAAGGGTCTGCCCGGCGACTGCCGTATCGGCGACGCGATCCTGATCAACGACGGCAACGTCGAGCTGCGGGTCACCGGTATCGAGGGTCCGCGGGTGCTGACGATCGTCATCGAGGGCGGTGTCATCTCCGACCACAAGGGCATCAACCTGCCCGGCGCGGCGGTGAACGTCCCGGCGCTGTCCGAGAAGGACATCGACGACCTGCGGTTCGCCCTGCGGATGGGCTGCGACCTGGTCGCCCTGTCCTTCGTCCGCGACGCGGGCGACGTGAACGACGTCCACAAGATCATGGACGAGGAGGGGCGCCGCGTCCCGGTCATCGCCAAGGTGGAGAAGCCGCAGGCGGTCGCCAACATGGAGGACGTCGTCGCGGCGTTCGACGGAGTGATGGTCGCCCGTGGTGACCTCGCCGTCGAGTACCCGCTCGAAAAGGTCCCGATGGTGCAGAAGCGGCTCATCGAGCTGTGCCGCCGCAACGCCAAGCCGGTGATCGTGGCGACCCAGATGATGGAGTCGATGATCACCAACTCCCGCCCCACCCGCGCGGAGGCCTCGGACGTCGCCAACGCGATCCTGGACGGCGCGGACGCGGTCATGCTCTCCGCGGAGTCCTCGGTCGGCGCCTATCCGATCGAGACCGTGAAGACGATGTCGAAGATCGTCATCGCCGCGGAGGAGGAGCTGATCTCCAAGGGCCTCCAGCCGCTGGTGCCCGGCAAGAAGCCCCGCACCCAGGGCGGTTCGGTGGCACGTGCCGCCTGCGAGATCGCGGACTTCCTCGGCGCCAAGGGCCTGATCGCCTTCACCCAGTCCGGTGACACCGCCCGGCGGCTGTCGCGCTACCGCGCGGCCCAGCCGATCCTGGCCTTCACCACCGACGAGAACACCCGCAACCAGCTCACCCTGAGCTGGGGCGTCGACGCGTACATCGTGCCGCACGTGGGCACCACCGACGAGATGGTCGGCCTGGTCGACGGCGAGGTCGTGAAGCTCAAGCGGTTCCACGACGGCGACAGCGTCGTGATCACCGCCGGTTCGCCTCCCGGGGTCCCCGGCACCACCAACATGGTCCGGGTCCACCACCTGGGCAACGGCGAGCGCGACTGAGCACCGCCCGCCACAAACGCCGAGGGCGCCCCCCGTACGAAGGGGGGCGCCCTCGGCGCTTCCCGTGCCCGGCCGGGCGGTCAGCCGGCCGGGTCAGCCGGGTCAGCCGGGTCAGCCGGTGACCGACTGATGGAGCTGCGGGATCGTCAGGTCCCCGCCGAACTGCCCGGCCTGGACGATCCGGACCTGGGTGAAGTAGGCGACCGGGATGTTCAGCGGCGGCGGGTGCTCCGGGTCGAACACCACCGGGATCAGCCCGAAGAGATTGCCTTCGAGCCGTTCCGTGTACATCGTGACCGTCCCGCCCCTGATCGTGGAGATCGTGCCCCGGCCCGCCTGCACGTGGTACTTCCGGCCGCCCGGGGCGTCCACGATCTGATGCAGGTCCCCGATGTCGACACCGTCGGCGGAGACGAACTTCAGGGCCTGCTTGGTACGGCCGTTCGGCATCGTCAGATTCACCACGCCCTGGTAGTCCAGGCCCTTGAGCAGCAGCGAACTGGCTTCCAGATGCCAGGGCTGGTTGGGGATCATGGCCGGTGGACGCTCGGCGTCCCCCGCGACCTTCCGCTCGACGACACAGGGGAAGGGCACCTTGCCGTCCGCGTCCGGCGCCATCGGATCGGCGGCCGACGGGGACTTCGTGGGCCCGGGGGTGGGCGTGGCTCCTGGGGTACCGGTGGGGGTGGGCGTGGGCGTCGCGCCGGGAGTGCCGGACGGGGTGGCGGGGGTGGGCGTGGCGGCGCCGGTGGGCTCGTCCGGCTGCGCAGGTCCGTCCGGCGCGTCCGGCGCGGTGGTCCCGGCGGACCCGGCCGGTCCGGTGGGCGTCGCGGGATCGCCGGTGCCCGGGGTGCCGGACTCCTCGTCGTCGGCGTCGGGCTGCTCGCCCTCGTCACCGCCGTCGCCGTCGTCGTCCCGCTCGCGCTCCGGTGTCCCGGTGCCGTGACCGCCGGGGGTCCGGGTCGGCGTGGGGGTGGCCGACCCGGTGATGGCGGGCACGCGGGGCCGCAGCGGTGAGAGAAGGTCCTCGACGGCCCGGCCGACGCCGAGCGGGTCCAGCGGATTCAGCCGGTCCAGCGGATGCGACGGCAGCCGGGTACGGGCGGGGGCGGGGGTCGGCGAGGTCCGGGTGACGGGCTCCCGGGCCCGGGCGGAGGGGGTCGGCGCGGAGGAGGTCGGCGCGGGTCCGGGGCCGGGTCCTGAGCCACGGTCGCGGTCGCGGTCCGAGTCCGGGTCCTCGTCGGCGTCCCGGTCCCGGTCGCCGGTGGGCGAGGGCGCCGGTGCGGGTTCCGGGCGGCCCGGGGTGCGTACGGCGTCCGGGCCCCGGGCTTCCGTGGTCCCGCCCGTCGGCTTCCCGGCCTCCGGTCTCCCGCTCGCCGGCTTCCCGGCCCGCGAGCCGTCACCGTCGCGCGCGTCCGGGCTCCGGGCGGCCGGGGCGTCGGTGGCCGGGTCCGGGGTCGGCGTGGCGGCCGCGCCGGACGGCTCGCCGGATTCCGTGCCGGATTTCCCACCGGACTTCCCACCGGCCTCCGCGCCGGGCTTCTCCTCGGCCTCCGTGGCGGACTTCCCGGCCGGGACGGTGTCCGGCGCGGTGACGCACGGGCCGTCCTGGAACGGGTTGTCCGGCACCACGGGCCTGGCCTGGGCGAGCGTGGGGGTCAGCCCCATGCCCATCAGGACGGCGGTCGGCATCGCGGCGATGGCTATCGCCTTCCCGGCGGGCATGTGCAGCCGGGTCAGCAGCGGTTTGCGGGGAGCGGCGTGCCGGGGCGCGTTCCGGCCGCGGGGCCGGGGCGCGCCGGACGCGGCGGTCTCCTCCTCAGTCGACACGCTGCCTCCCGTCCGTCCCGGCGGCGGGGACCGGGGCGCCGGGGGCCCAGGCGATGGCCAGCGCGCCGCCGACCAGGGCGAGCGCGTAACCCGCCACCAGGCCGCCGAAGTTGGAGACGACCAGCGAGACCAGGGCGAGCAGGATGGCGGCCACCCCCGCGAAGATCCGCGAGTGCTTCTGGAACCACATCGTCAGTCCGAGCACGACCAGCAGCACGCCGATGATCAGCGATCCGGCACCGGCGGTGGTCGCCATCCGGATCGTCATCGTGCCGAGCGTGAGGTTCGCGTACGGGAAGTACATGATGGGGAAACCGCCCAGCAGGGTCAGCACCCCGGCCCAGAACGGGCGGGTACCGCGCCAGTGCCGGAAGGACCGCCGCCAGACGACCGCCCGGTCGGCCAGCCTGTCGCTCAACCCTCCGTGCGCTTGGGCACTCATGTCGTACAGCTCCTCGGGTGTCGCGTCTGCTTCTCGGTTCGGCGGTGCGTACGGGAGCGGGGGCGGCCGGGCGTGGTCGTGGCGCCCGGGACCGCCGCCGCGTCCGGCCGTGTCCCGGGCCCGGTCGCGGGTGCCCGGCACGGCCCCCTCGGGGGAACCGTACGAGCGGTCCGGGACACCTCGGGCCGGACCCCGGATCACGGCGGTGTGCTCAGTAGCACTCGTTCTTGCCCCTCTGGACCTTCATCGCGAGGCCGGACAGCTGGAACGTACCGGCCGAGGTCGCCCAGGCACGCTGCTTCACATCGGTGAAGACCACCGAATCGGCCTGCTGGGCAAAGGAGTCGGGGACGTAGTCGTCCCCCGCCGAGGGGCCGGGGCCCTTCGACGTCTCGTCGATCGAGACCCCGATGTCGATCTCGGTGAAGGTCGCGTTGGCCTGGAGGTCGTCGGCGTCGATGTACAGCTTGTTCGCCTTGACCTTCGGGTCACCGGGGCGGCCCGCGGTGAGCTTCATCGACACATCGCCGAAGATCGGCACCGGGATCACCACCGACTGGCACAGATCGGTGATCGTCGCGTCCTCCAGCCCGATCACCGTGACGGGATGCTTCCCCGAACCACTGACGTCCATCGCGCCGTAGTTCACGAACCCCTGTCCGTCGAGCCGGTCGGCCGTCACCTTGAACTGCTGGCCCGACACACTGAACGATGCCGCCAGCGCACCCTGCGAGAGTGCGACACCTATCGCGGCGGTCGCCGCGACGCTCGGCACCATGACCACGGCGAACCGTGTCCATCTGGTACCGCCACGAGCCACGGACTCCATGACTTTCCTCCTTCTCGGACGTACATCTCCGGCCCTGGTCGGCCGCGTTCGGCGGCCCGGCCGGGCAGGGATGGGAGAAGTGCGGCGTCGTCGGCGGGAAGAGCGCCCGCCCTCGGTGACGCGCACGCGCCCGAATCACCGGCGTTCACCCCCGAGCGACAGCCACCGGTCGCGTCCGACGGGTCGGACGCGACATGCGGACAGGCTCCGCCGGTCGGCGAAGACCCCCCTGTCCCGGACCGGTGCCCTTGTCACCGGCCGCCCGGTGGGGACCCAGGGTCCCAAGGGCCCGGACTGGCTGCCGGGTGGAGAGGGAATGGACCGAGCGTGGCCGATCGTGGTGTATTACGGCCGCTGGCACAAGGGGCTTCACTACTCGCCGGTAACGAACCGGCCACCACCCCGCGACCGACAGACACCACACGGACACAACGAGTGAGCGGACACAAGTCGGCACATCCGGTCATCGGGGATGAATCGTGACGGACCGCCGACCATGACTTACTTGCAGTAACAGTAGCCGGTTCGACCAAGAGTAGGTAAAGAACGAGGGGGCGGCGCACGCCGCCCCCTCAAGTTTCACAAGACCTTCACGCGAATACGGCGGGTGGCGGCCGACCGCGCATGTCCCGCCCGGCGAACGGGAGTTCGCCGGGCGGACGGACGGGAACGCGCCCGGCGGACGGACCGCGCGCCGGGCGGTCCGGCACGGGCCGGGCGCACGGGATCAGAACAGGGCGCGCGCCAGCGCCTTGCGCGCGGCGCCCACCCGCGGGTCGTCGGCCCCGATGACGTCGAAGAGCTGGATCAGCCGTACGCGTACGGCCTCCCGGTCGTCCCCCGCGGTGCGGCGCACGGCGTCGACGAGCCGCCCGAAGGCGTCCTCGACATGCCCGCCGACCAGATCGAGGTCGGCCGCGGCGATCTGCGCCCCGGCGTCGCCCGGACGGTCGGCGGCGTCGCGGCGGACCTGCTGCGGGTCGGCCCCCTCCACCCGCTGGAGCAACTCGGCCTGCGCGAGACCGAGTTTGGCCTCGGGGTGCTGCGGGTCGTCGGTGAGGACATTGCGGTACGCCTGGACCGCGCCGCCCAGGTCACCGGAGTCCAGCGCGAGCGACGCGGCTTCGAGGAGCGCGTCGTACGGCCCCACAGGGGCGGCGGCCTGCGGCTCGGGCGCCCCTTGCGCGTCGGCGTCGACGGTCAGGCCCGTCAGACCGAAGCGCTCCTCCGCGACCTGGATCAGCTGGTCGAGCGTCTGCCGGATCTGCTCCTCCGGGGCGGCGCCCTGGAACAGCGGCAGCGCCTGTCCGGCGACCACGGCGAAGACCGCCGGGATGCCCTGGACACCGAACTGCTGCATCAGCATCTGATTGGCTTCGACGTCGATCTTCGCGAGGACGAACCGGCCGTTGTACTCGACGGCGAGGCGTTCGAGCAGCGGGCTGAGCTGCTTGCACGGCTCGCACCACTCGGCCCAGAAGTCGATGACGACGGGTACCTCGGCGGAGCGCTGGAGGACATCGTTCTCGAACCCGGCCTCATCGGCGTCGATCACGAGGCTGGACGGGGAGACGGCCCCGCCACCGCCCTGCCGGGCCGCTTCGGCGCGGGTCTGCTCGGCCTTCGCCTTGGCTTCCTGGGCGGCCTTCACCGCGGCGAGGTCGACGACCCCGCTCATGGACATGTTCCGTGGCTGCATGGGTACATCCTCCCCCCTCGGCGGAGCACGGCGAAAAGCGGTGCGCCGGTACGCGGGGTACGGGGGTCCGGGCGCCCCGGCACCGCCCGCCGGAAGGCCGCCGTCCGGTCCCGCCGGGCGGGGGTGAGGGGCCGCCGGCGCTTTGACATCCGGCGCTCGGCGAAGCTCGGCGCGGGTGGTCGGCGGGGCTTGGCGCGGGCGGTCGGCGGCGCTCGGCCCGAGCGGTTGGCGGGGCTTGGCGCGGGCGGTCGGCGGGGCCAGGGGTGGGTGGTCGGCGGGGCCAGGGGTGGGCGGTCGGCGTTCGGCGCGGGTGGTCGGCGGCGTTCGGCTCGGCCGGTCCACGGCTCGGGCGGCGGCCGGAGGGTCAGCGGCCGGACGGGCCGTCCGGCCGTCCGGGGCCGGGGTCCAGGGCGGCGCGCAGCTCCGTCAGCACGGCCTCGAACTCCTGGAGCAGTTCCGGCGGACGGCTTGCCAGCACGGCGTCCTGGCGGGCGTTGGCGGCGGCGAAGAACGCGGTGGCCAGCTCCTTGACGCGGGCGCTGCTGCGCAGGGTGACGACCCGCCGGTCGGCCCGCTCCCGGGTACGGGTCACGTACCCGGCCTCCTCCAGCCGGTTGAGCAGCGCGGTCATGGCCCCCGAGGACAGCGCGACCCGCCGTCCCAGCAGCGCCGGGGACAGTGGCTCACCGGCCGCCTCGGCGGTGCTGATCTCCAGCAGGGCGAAGGCGTCGGTGGAGTGCACGCCCAGGTCCGCGGCGAAGCGTCGGCCCAGTTCCGTGAAGGCCGCCCCGTACGACCTGAGCTCCTCGGCCAGCCGTTCGCGCCGGGCGGCGACCTCGCCGGGCCCCGTTCCGTCCACTTCGCCCTCCGGTCCTGCGCCGTCCCTGGCGGTGCGCCCGGACGGCACGCGTCGACAGCCTGCCGGGGAGCACCTTACTTCGCGCATGGAATCACTCCACCATGGAGCTACTTCACCGTAAAGGTATATGGTCCGGAGGCGGAGCGCGCGGGACCGACCACCCCGTGCGCTCCGTCCCGACCCCCGACCCCCTTGGAGTCCTGGTGCTGAACGCCCCGCACGCCCCCGGTGCCGACCTGTTCGCGGCGACCGTCCGCGGCCTCGACGAACCCGACCCGGTGCACGCGGCGCTGCGGGCGGCGGGGCCGCTCGTCCAGGTGGACGCCCCTGCCGGGGGGCGGGTGTGGATCGTGACCGAGGAGGCCCTGGCCCGTGAGGTGCTGGCCCATCCCCTGATCGCCAAGGACCCCGCGTACGCGCCCGCCGACTGGGACCGGTACGCCGCCGGACTCGAACCGACCGCCGCCGAGCAGCCGTCCCTCACCACGCTCGACGGCCCCGCCCACGCGGCGCTGCGCCGCGCGCACGCGCCGCTGTTCAGCGCGCGGCGGATACGGGAGCGGTCGGACCGGGTGCACGCCGTCGCGCGGAGCCTGCTCGGTGAGCAGGCCGCCCGGGGGACGACGGTCGATCTGATGGCCGACTTCACGACCCGCTATCCGCTGACCGTGCTGCTGGACCTGCTCGGCATCCCCCTCCACCATGTCGACGGGGCCGCCGACGCGTGCCGGCGGATGCTGAGCTACGACGCGCGGGAGCAGGGCGGGGCCATGGCCGACCTCGCCCGGATCGCCTCGGCCGGGCTGGACGGGGACGAGCCGGGTCTCGCGGCGGCGCTACGGGACCGGCTGCCCGCGGACGCGCCCCGGGACGAGGTCGGGTACCACCTGTTCGCGCTGGTCTTCGCGGGTCAGCTCACCACGGACGCGGCGCTGGGGATGGTCGTCGCACGGGCCCTCGCGGGTGCCGGGGCGCCGGACGGCGGCGCGTCCGGTCCCGGGACACCGGTGGAGGAACTGGTCCGGGAGACGCTGGGACAGCATCCGCCCGCGCCGCTCACCCTGTGGCGGTTCACGACGGGGCCGGTCGAGCTGGCCGGTACGGTGCTTCCCGCGCGGGCGCCGGTGCTGGTGGACATCCAGGGGATCAACGCGGGGTCCTCGCGGGGCGGGGCGGATCTGACGTTCGGGGCGGGGCCGCACTTCTGTATCGGCGCGCAGCTGGCGCAGTTGGAGCTGCGGGCGGTGGTGCGGGTGCTGCGGGAGGATTTTCCCGGGGCGCGGCTCGCGGTGCCGTTCGGGGACCTCCGCCAGGGCCGGATCGGCGGCCTCCTCGGCAGCCGCGTCACCGCCCTCCCCGTCACCTTCACCTGACGGGTCTCCCCCGGGGTTCTCGCGCCCCCGGGTCCCCGCCGGCCCCCTTGTCCCCGCGCGGTCCCCACGGAGTGCCCCAGCCCCCCACCGCCGGCCCGCCCACGCCGGTACGGGCCGGACCGAGCCGCCCCAGGTCCCGACCCGTCACCGCCCACGCCGGTACGGGCCGGACGGGGGCCCCAGGTCCCGACCCGTCACCGCCTCACGCCCGCACAGCCCGGACGGGGGTGCGCAGTTCCCCGCGCCCCTTTTCCTGTGCCCGCGCAGCCCTTCCCCTGCGGGTGGGTGGCGCCTGGATGGTGCGTTCCCCCGTTCCCGCCCGGCTGCGGGCAGGCTTCGCGCAGTTCCCCGCGCCCCTGAGGTCGCGCCACTCACGGTGTCCGTTCGCCCAGAACACGCCCCAAAGGGGCGCGGGGAACTGCGCAAAAGACGAGGGCGGACCCGCACCCGACGAACAAGCCCGAAGGGGCAGCATCCAGGGGCGCGGGGAACTGCGCGAGCAACCCAGAGCCATCCGCAGCCGAACAGGAACCGTAAGGGGCGCGACCTCAGGGGCGCGGGGAACTGCGCCCCACGAACGGCCCGCACCCGACGGAGTACGGCCAGAGGCACGGACCAGGGGCGCGGGGAACCGCGCACCCCACGAGCGACGGCACAGGAACGGAGTACGTCCCGCACAGGCGACCCAGGGGCGCGAGCGAAGGCGACCCGCGGACGCGGCCGGGGACCGACGGGGGTCAGAAGCCCGCGGGCTCCGTGTAGACGCCCCACTCCGCACGGAGCGCGTCACAGATCTCCCCCATCGTGGCCTCGGCCCGCACCGCCTCCAGCATCGGCTCGATCATGTTGGCCCCCGACCGCCCCGCGCCGACCATCGCGTCGAGCGCGACCCGCACCCGCGCCCCGTCCCGCCGGGACCGACGGCCCGCCAGCTCCCGCACCTGCTCCCGCTCCACCTCATGGCTGACCCGGAGGATCTCCAGATCCCCGGTGACGGACCCGTGGTGGACATTGACCCCGACGACCCGCTTCTCGTCCTTCTCCAGCGACCGCTGGTACCGGAACGCGGACTCCGCGATCTCGCC includes:
- a CDS encoding acetate kinase; this translates as MTEARPHRVLVLNSGSSSVKYQLLDMRDGSRPAGGLVERIGEGSSRLVHTPPGGGEVRERTEPMADHAAALKAVAAELAADGLGLDSPELAAVGHRVVHGGKHFTEPTLIDEAVLAEIERLIPVAPLHNPANLTGIRTARELRPDLPQVAVFDTAFHTTMPEAAARYAIDVATADAHRIRRYGFHGTSHAYVSRRTAELLGKEPSEVNVIVLHLGNGASASAVRGGRCVDTSMGLTPLEGLVMGTRSGDVDPAVVFHLKRVAGMDTDEIDTLLNKRSGLVGLCGDNDMREIRRRIEEGDEAARLAFDIYIHRLRKYIGAYYAVLGRVDAVVFTAGVGENAAPVREAAIAGLEELGLVVDGELNAVRGDEPRLISPVYARVAVAVVPTDEELEIATQTYALVRG
- the pyk gene encoding pyruvate kinase, whose product is MRRSKIVCTLGPAVDSFEQLKTLIEAGMNVARFNMSHGSHDEHKARYERVRQASEVTGKAIGVLADLQGPKIRLETFAEGPVELVRGDEFTITTEDVPGDKTICGTTYKGLPGDCRIGDAILINDGNVELRVTGIEGPRVLTIVIEGGVISDHKGINLPGAAVNVPALSEKDIDDLRFALRMGCDLVALSFVRDAGDVNDVHKIMDEEGRRVPVIAKVEKPQAVANMEDVVAAFDGVMVARGDLAVEYPLEKVPMVQKRLIELCRRNAKPVIVATQMMESMITNSRPTRAEASDVANAILDGADAVMLSAESSVGAYPIETVKTMSKIVIAAEEELISKGLQPLVPGKKPRTQGGSVARAACEIADFLGAKGLIAFTQSGDTARRLSRYRAAQPILAFTTDENTRNQLTLSWGVDAYIVPHVGTTDEMVGLVDGEVVKLKRFHDGDSVVITAGSPPGVPGTTNMVRVHHLGNGERD
- a CDS encoding DUF6114 domain-containing protein, translated to MSAQAHGGLSDRLADRAVVWRRSFRHWRGTRPFWAGVLTLLGGFPIMYFPYANLTLGTMTIRMATTAGAGSLIIGVLLVVLGLTMWFQKHSRIFAGVAAILLALVSLVVSNFGGLVAGYALALVGGALAIAWAPGAPVPAAGTDGRQRVD
- a CDS encoding DUF6230 family protein → MESVARGGTRWTRFAVVMVPSVAATAAIGVALSQGALAASFSVSGQQFKVTADRLDGQGFVNYGAMDVSGSGKHPVTVIGLEDATITDLCQSVVIPVPIFGDVSMKLTAGRPGDPKVKANKLYIDADDLQANATFTEIDIGVSIDETSKGPGPSAGDDYVPDSFAQQADSVVFTDVKQRAWATSAGTFQLSGLAMKVQRGKNECY
- a CDS encoding tetratricopeptide repeat protein, whose amino-acid sequence is MQPRNMSMSGVVDLAAVKAAQEAKAKAEQTRAEAARQGGGGAVSPSSLVIDADEAGFENDVLQRSAEVPVVIDFWAEWCEPCKQLSPLLERLAVEYNGRFVLAKIDVEANQMLMQQFGVQGIPAVFAVVAGQALPLFQGAAPEEQIRQTLDQLIQVAEERFGLTGLTVDADAQGAPEPQAAAPVGPYDALLEAASLALDSGDLGGAVQAYRNVLTDDPQHPEAKLGLAQAELLQRVEGADPQQVRRDAADRPGDAGAQIAAADLDLVGGHVEDAFGRLVDAVRRTAGDDREAVRVRLIQLFDVIGADDPRVGAARKALARALF
- a CDS encoding MarR family winged helix-turn-helix transcriptional regulator, whose protein sequence is MDGTGPGEVAARRERLAEELRSYGAAFTELGRRFAADLGVHSTDAFALLEISTAEAAGEPLSPALLGRRVALSSGAMTALLNRLEEAGYVTRTRERADRRVVTLRSSARVKELATAFFAAANARQDAVLASRPPELLQEFEAVLTELRAALDPGPGRPDGPSGR
- a CDS encoding cytochrome P450 family protein, with product MLNAPHAPGADLFAATVRGLDEPDPVHAALRAAGPLVQVDAPAGGRVWIVTEEALAREVLAHPLIAKDPAYAPADWDRYAAGLEPTAAEQPSLTTLDGPAHAALRRAHAPLFSARRIRERSDRVHAVARSLLGEQAARGTTVDLMADFTTRYPLTVLLDLLGIPLHHVDGAADACRRMLSYDAREQGGAMADLARIASAGLDGDEPGLAAALRDRLPADAPRDEVGYHLFALVFAGQLTTDAALGMVVARALAGAGAPDGGASGPGTPVEELVRETLGQHPPAPLTLWRFTTGPVELAGTVLPARAPVLVDIQGINAGSSRGGADLTFGAGPHFCIGAQLAQLELRAVVRVLREDFPGARLAVPFGDLRQGRIGGLLGSRVTALPVTFT